Within Xanthomonas oryzae pv. oryzae, the genomic segment CCACCGATGCGGTTAGATCCTGCAGACCCGGCCAACGGTAAAGATCTTCATGCATGCGATGCCGATAGAACGCACGCAACGTGCCGTCCTCGCGCTGCGCACGATAGAACTCGCCACGCGGGTAACCGTAGTCGACGAACAACATCGCACCGCGCTTCAAACCGCCGGCCACTGCCTGGATCCAGTACGGTAACTGCGGCAGCAACTCGGAGCGATAGCCATCGGCGAACGGCTGCTCCAGGTAGCGTTCAAGGTGGCGCACGGCTGCGCTCAGCAATGCATCGGCCGGTTGCTCGCCACGTGCGAACTGCTGCTGCGCATCCAGTACCACGGTTTCCTCATACACCTCGCCATCGCGCAGTGCGAAGCGCGGCGTGGGCAACGCATCGATGACTTCGTTGGCGAACAGCACACCGTCCCAATCGTCCGGGAACGGCGCATCCAGCCATTCCACCAGATCGAACACCGGCGGAATCAGACTGCGCCCCAGCCGCTCGCGCTGACGCTCGCGCAGGTCTGCGCTGGGTTCCAGGATCGCGTAACGTTCGGGTAGCACGTCCAGCTCCAGCAGCCGCTTGAGCATGACCTCAGCGAACGCACCGCTGCCGCCGCCCACTTCCAGCACCCGCGCCTGCGGCCCAAGCTGCTGCAGCACTGGCGCTAACGCGCCGGAGACGGTGGCCGCAAACAACGGCCCCACTTCCGGGGCGGTGACGAAATCGCCGGCCTCGCCGAACTTGCTCGCGCCAGCGCTGTAATAGCCCAGGCCGGGCGCATACAGCGCCAGCTCCATGAAGCGCGAAAACGGAATCGCACCGCCGGCGGCCTGGATTTCGGCGCGCACGTGCGCAGCCAGCCGGTCGCTGTGCGCCAGCGCGTCCGGATCGGGGGTGGGAAGGTCGGCGTGCATGCGGGCACCGGTTGCGGGGACAATGCACAGGATAGCCGAGCCCTCCGCAACGCCGAGCGAGTACGCCATGACAGACAGTTCCAAGGTGGTGTTGATCACCGGCGCCGCCCGCCGCATCGGCGCGCACATCGCCACCACGCTGCACGCCGCCGGCTACCGCGTGGCCGTGCACGCACACCGCTCCGGCGAGGCGCTGGACGCGCGCGTGGCCGAGCTGTGCGCGCAGCGTGCAGGCAGCGCGCTGGCCTTGCACGCCGATCTACGTCTGCCCGATGCGCCTGCGCAATTGGTCACCGATTGCATCGCCGCGTTCGGTCGCCTGGATGGCGTGGTCAACAACGCCTCGGCGTTCTACCCCACCGCGTTGGGCGAAGCCACTGCAGCGCAATGGGACCAATTGTTTGCGGTCAACGCACGCGCGCCGTTCTTCATCGCCCAGGCCGCCGCCGTACAGCTGCGTCAGCACCGCGGCGCCATCGTCAACCTTACCGATCTGCACGCGCAGCAACCGATGCGCAACCACCCGCTGTACGGTGCCTCCAAGAGCGCGCTGGAAATGCTGACCCGCTCGCTCGCACTGGAACTGGCACCGGATGTACGCGTCAACGCGGTCGCGCCTGGCGCGATCCTGTGGCCGGAGGAAGGCAAGCCCTCCGAGGCCAGGCAGGCGCTGCTCGCGCGCACGCCACTGGCGCGCATCGGCACAATGGAAGAAATTGCCGAAGCGGTGCGCTGGTTGCTGGACGACGCCAGCTTCGTCACCGGCCATACCCTGCATGTCGATGGTGGGCGCCAGCTGAGTTGAGCGGTGCTTGTCGGCTACGCGTGCTTCCGCCGAGGAGAGTCGATCTCTGGACAGCGCGCGTCAGCACGGCTGCCGCAGCGCTAGGTGCCACTTCCACACAGGTGTCG encodes:
- a CDS encoding class I SAM-dependent methyltransferase, giving the protein MAYSLGVAEGSAILCIVPATGARMHADLPTPDPDALAHSDRLAAHVRAEIQAAGGAIPFSRFMELALYAPGLGYYSAGASKFGEAGDFVTAPEVGPLFAATVSGALAPVLQQLGPQARVLEVGGGSGAFAEVMLKRLLELDVLPERYAILEPSADLRERQRERLGRSLIPPVFDLVEWLDAPFPDDWDGVLFANEVIDALPTPRFALRDGEVYEETVVLDAQQQFARGEQPADALLSAAVRHLERYLEQPFADGYRSELLPQLPYWIQAVAGGLKRGAMLFVDYGYPRGEFYRAQREDGTLRAFYRHRMHEDLYRWPGLQDLTASVDFTALAEAGTGAGFELAGYCTQASFLLGNGLDTLLAQADTRTDEVGRMRLREQIKRLTLPSEMGERFQVMGFSRDVDFAPAFLSGDLTWRL
- a CDS encoding pteridine reductase — protein: MTDSSKVVLITGAARRIGAHIATTLHAAGYRVAVHAHRSGEALDARVAELCAQRAGSALALHADLRLPDAPAQLVTDCIAAFGRLDGVVNNASAFYPTALGEATAAQWDQLFAVNARAPFFIAQAAAVQLRQHRGAIVNLTDLHAQQPMRNHPLYGASKSALEMLTRSLALELAPDVRVNAVAPGAILWPEEGKPSEARQALLARTPLARIGTMEEIAEAVRWLLDDASFVTGHTLHVDGGRQLS